A genome region from Cystobacter fuscus DSM 2262 includes the following:
- a CDS encoding PEGA domain-containing protein, whose protein sequence is MTFSSRFNPVAVVLALALGGMTQAAPRRAVLASGDCKDAALSSQTKALHDTLSARAGENVLTPADFAERLFPPPSGSLADIQRQFEAARGQFYEARYTRATQALGEVLEQVVRLPVGETRWKLFVDTWLLQGMTLRALGRMKESDDAFLNVLRLDAQYQLDPDDYTPSTRQLFDKLRRELARTRKVRLSVTSTLLSSEVFLDGRSVGQTPLTLEVPPGTYALTLKKADAVSFPRQLSVQGEETLVQVDLAYEGAVSATPFPCLATPEEGEQGLSHAVRLGGTLGVEEVIVVRLEGASSGPKWLAATVLNVEGAQKLREGGFKTRGLDAPVESLSALVDFITTGKEQPSVVVAQPNLQPPWEAPLPSAVSATRPEPSGPSATRVVSYVTLGVGVAALAAAGGVRLSAEQEWAELQRGHLNENGRVEADDDTGRRLVGQLSRKGQVLTGLLIGSGAALATGAVLFLVSPSPRAPPAVSVDVTAGPGGAGASLSGTF, encoded by the coding sequence ATGACCTTTTCTTCCAGATTCAACCCGGTGGCGGTGGTGCTCGCCCTCGCGCTCGGTGGCATGACGCAGGCAGCGCCCCGCCGGGCGGTCCTCGCCAGCGGCGATTGCAAGGACGCCGCGCTCAGCAGCCAGACCAAGGCCCTCCACGACACCCTGTCGGCCCGCGCGGGCGAGAACGTGCTGACGCCCGCGGACTTCGCCGAGCGCCTGTTCCCCCCACCCTCCGGAAGCCTCGCGGACATCCAGCGCCAGTTCGAGGCCGCCCGGGGCCAGTTCTACGAGGCGCGCTATACCCGGGCCACGCAGGCCCTGGGCGAGGTGCTCGAGCAGGTGGTCCGGCTCCCGGTGGGGGAGACGCGCTGGAAGCTGTTCGTCGACACCTGGCTGTTGCAGGGCATGACGTTGCGCGCGCTCGGCCGGATGAAGGAGAGCGACGACGCCTTCCTCAACGTGTTGCGGCTGGATGCGCAGTACCAGCTCGATCCCGACGACTACACGCCCTCCACCCGGCAGCTCTTCGACAAGTTGCGCCGCGAGCTCGCCCGGACGCGCAAGGTGCGGCTCTCGGTGACGTCCACCCTGCTCTCCTCCGAGGTGTTCCTCGATGGCCGGAGCGTGGGGCAGACTCCGCTGACGCTGGAGGTGCCGCCCGGCACCTATGCGCTCACACTCAAGAAGGCAGACGCCGTGAGCTTTCCGCGTCAGCTCTCCGTCCAGGGAGAGGAGACGCTGGTGCAAGTGGATCTCGCCTACGAGGGCGCCGTGTCGGCCACGCCCTTTCCCTGCCTCGCCACTCCCGAGGAGGGCGAGCAGGGCCTGTCGCACGCGGTACGGCTGGGTGGAACGCTGGGCGTGGAGGAAGTCATCGTGGTGCGCCTGGAGGGAGCGAGCAGCGGGCCCAAGTGGCTCGCCGCCACCGTGCTCAACGTGGAAGGCGCGCAGAAGCTGCGCGAGGGGGGTTTCAAGACACGTGGGCTCGATGCCCCGGTCGAGTCGCTCTCCGCGCTGGTGGACTTCATCACCACCGGCAAGGAGCAGCCCAGCGTCGTGGTCGCCCAGCCCAATCTCCAGCCGCCCTGGGAGGCTCCGCTCCCCTCCGCCGTGAGTGCCACGAGGCCCGAGCCCTCCGGCCCGAGCGCCACGCGCGTGGTGTCGTACGTGACGCTGGGCGTGGGGGTGGCGGCCCTGGCGGCGGCGGGAGGAGTGCGCCTGTCCGCGGAGCAGGAGTGGGCGGAGCTGCAACGTGGCCATCTCAATGAGAACGGCCGTGTGGAGGCCGATGACGACACGGGCCGGCGGCTCGTGGGTCAGCTCTCGCGCAAGGGCCAGGTGCTGACGGGGCTGCTCATCGGCTCGGGGGCGGCGCTCGCCACGGGCGCGGTGCTCTTCCTCGTGTCGCCCTCGCCCCGCGCTCCTCCCGCGGTGTCGGTGGACGTCACGGCGGGCCCGGGCGGAGCGGGCGCCTCGCTGTCGGGGACGTTCTGA
- a CDS encoding IgA Peptidase M64 — translation MNLLLALLLAASPAAAPGPRTFRVDYFHTGNATEERFSLDRLVVEPLPWPGNPSRAIDESNLGKYLFEVRDRDTNRLLYSRGFASIYGEWETTPEAREVNRTFHESLRFAAPDKPVQVLLKKRAKDNSFREVWSLTVDPEDPFVDPAPPATPGALLKLVEGGAPADKVDVLILGDGYTEKERPKFEKDARRLVDILFTFSPFKERKRDFNVWGLMPAARQSGISRPSTGIHRDPPVGSTYDAFGSERYVLTFENRRFRDIAAFAPYEFVEILVNGNTYGGGGIFGLYSTVAADSLWSPYVFVHEFGHHFAGLADEYYTSESAYAPSEERVEPWEKNVTALKDPARLKWKAWVTPGTPLPTPWAKDEYEAHAREVQEQRRRIRAERRPESDMDALFTRQRDWEEAFFRAQPAAKQTGAFEGAMYEARGYYRPQLDCVMFTRDRVPFCSVCQHALSEVIDLYAGPPGKVPASPK, via the coding sequence ATGAACCTCCTGCTGGCCCTGCTCCTGGCCGCGAGCCCCGCCGCCGCTCCAGGCCCCCGTACCTTCCGCGTCGACTACTTCCATACCGGCAACGCCACCGAGGAGCGCTTCAGCCTCGATCGGCTCGTGGTGGAGCCCCTGCCCTGGCCCGGCAACCCCTCGCGCGCCATCGACGAGAGCAACCTCGGCAAGTACCTCTTCGAGGTGAGGGACCGGGACACCAACCGCCTGCTCTACTCGCGCGGCTTCGCCTCCATCTACGGCGAGTGGGAGACGACGCCCGAGGCGCGCGAGGTGAACCGCACCTTCCACGAGTCGCTGCGCTTCGCCGCGCCGGACAAGCCCGTGCAGGTGCTGCTCAAGAAGCGGGCGAAGGACAACTCCTTCCGCGAGGTGTGGAGCCTGACGGTGGACCCCGAGGATCCCTTCGTCGACCCCGCCCCGCCCGCCACGCCCGGCGCGCTGCTCAAGCTCGTGGAGGGAGGCGCGCCCGCGGACAAGGTGGACGTGCTCATCCTGGGGGATGGCTACACGGAGAAGGAGCGCCCCAAGTTCGAGAAGGACGCGCGGCGGCTCGTGGACATCCTCTTCACGTTCTCGCCCTTCAAGGAGCGCAAGCGCGACTTCAACGTCTGGGGGCTGATGCCGGCCGCGCGGCAGTCCGGCATCTCCCGGCCCTCCACGGGCATCCACCGGGACCCGCCCGTGGGCTCCACCTATGACGCCTTCGGCAGCGAGCGCTACGTGCTCACCTTCGAGAACCGGCGCTTCCGGGACATCGCCGCGTTCGCCCCGTACGAGTTCGTGGAGATCCTCGTCAACGGCAACACCTACGGCGGGGGAGGCATCTTCGGCCTCTACAGCACCGTGGCCGCCGACAGCCTCTGGTCCCCCTACGTCTTCGTGCACGAGTTCGGCCACCACTTCGCGGGGCTCGCGGACGAGTACTACACCTCCGAGAGCGCCTATGCGCCGAGCGAGGAGCGCGTGGAGCCGTGGGAGAAGAACGTCACGGCGTTGAAGGACCCGGCGCGCCTCAAGTGGAAGGCGTGGGTGACGCCCGGCACGCCGCTGCCCACGCCCTGGGCCAAGGACGAGTACGAGGCGCACGCGCGCGAGGTGCAGGAGCAGCGCCGCCGCATCCGCGCCGAGCGCCGTCCCGAGTCGGACATGGACGCGCTCTTCACCCGCCAGCGCGATTGGGAGGAGGCCTTCTTCCGCGCCCAGCCCGCCGCGAAGCAGACGGGCGCCTTCGAGGGGGCCATGTACGAGGCCCGGGGCTATTACCGGCCCCAGCTGGACTGCGTGATGTTCACCCGCGACCGGGTGCCCTTCTGCTCCGTGTGCCAGCACGCCCTGTCCGAGGTCATCGACCTGTACGCCGGCCCCCCGGGCAAGGTCCCCGCCTCACCGAAGTAG
- a CDS encoding DUF2267 domain-containing protein, whose amino-acid sequence MMHTQQTESWSGEGVGTSAESFLARINREVPEYPPTDAAEAVICALCERLPGGLVQEMKEQLPESLRELFQHCWKERSANARKFDKDDFYLDVAEHLQVDAEQVRLVLHVVFASIHSQITERLAQRIAREMPPNVSGTWDAARRAADLPR is encoded by the coding sequence ATGATGCATACCCAGCAGACGGAGTCCTGGTCTGGTGAGGGCGTTGGAACGAGCGCGGAGTCCTTCCTCGCGCGAATCAACCGCGAGGTCCCCGAGTACCCTCCGACCGATGCGGCCGAGGCCGTCATCTGCGCGCTGTGCGAGCGGCTCCCCGGTGGGCTGGTGCAGGAGATGAAGGAGCAGCTCCCCGAGAGCCTGCGTGAGCTCTTCCAACATTGTTGGAAGGAGCGGAGCGCGAACGCGCGCAAGTTCGACAAGGATGACTTCTATCTGGATGTCGCCGAGCACCTGCAGGTCGACGCCGAGCAGGTCCGGCTCGTGCTGCACGTGGTCTTCGCGTCCATCCACTCGCAAATCACCGAGCGGCTGGCGCAGCGGATTGCCCGGGAGATGCCGCCCAACGTGAGCGGGACGTGGGACGCGGCGCGCCGCGCCGCCGATCTGCCCCGCTGA
- a CDS encoding SIMPL domain-containing protein → MLSPRAVLLSALLLGLPLQGALAQPRPPAVVPVTATQERTIRVEGQGEVKVSPDEAFIDLAVETRASSAQAAADANAKKMDKVIAALVQAGVARKDLETRNYSVAMEYEPPVHGAETPKPRGYLVNNTVQVHVRDLTKVGPLLDTALKAGANRVDSVRFGLSKPETGRDGALRDAVARARQSAQVLATALGVKLGPVLDASTITEPIRPMPLARFAMATAESADVATPIQPQEQTVQATVTLIYAIEK, encoded by the coding sequence ATGCTGTCGCCCCGTGCCGTGCTGTTGTCCGCCCTGCTGCTGGGTCTCCCGCTGCAAGGTGCCCTGGCCCAACCCCGGCCGCCCGCCGTGGTGCCGGTGACGGCGACGCAGGAGCGCACCATCCGCGTGGAGGGCCAGGGCGAGGTGAAGGTGTCCCCGGACGAGGCCTTCATCGACCTGGCGGTGGAGACCCGGGCCTCCTCGGCCCAGGCCGCGGCCGATGCGAACGCGAAGAAGATGGACAAGGTGATCGCCGCGCTCGTGCAGGCGGGCGTGGCGCGCAAGGACCTGGAGACGCGCAACTACTCGGTGGCCATGGAGTACGAGCCCCCGGTGCACGGGGCGGAGACGCCCAAGCCGCGCGGCTACCTGGTGAACAACACGGTGCAGGTGCACGTGCGCGACCTGACGAAGGTGGGGCCGCTGCTGGACACGGCGCTCAAGGCGGGCGCCAACCGGGTGGACTCGGTGCGCTTCGGTCTGAGCAAGCCGGAGACGGGCCGGGATGGGGCGCTGCGTGACGCGGTGGCGCGGGCGCGGCAGTCGGCGCAGGTGCTGGCGACGGCGCTGGGCGTGAAGCTGGGGCCCGTGCTGGACGCGAGCACCATCACCGAGCCCATCCGCCCCATGCCCCTGGCGCGCTTCGCGATGGCCACCGCCGAGAGCGCGGACGTGGCGACGCCCATCCAGCCGCAGGAGCAGACGGTGCAGGCGACGGTGACGCTCATCTACGCCATCGAGAAGTAG
- a CDS encoding response regulator, translated as MRGRVMIVDDDVMVSSALRRTLAREHDVEVVTSSRQALELLSGPKGAEVDVVLCDLMMPDLTGMELHAELSVKAPGVARRMVFVTGGAFTPAARAFMDQVKNARVDKPFDSQQLREQVREWVVKARTMEPGQAA; from the coding sequence GTGCGTGGCCGGGTAATGATCGTGGACGATGATGTGATGGTGAGTTCGGCGCTGCGCCGGACGCTGGCACGCGAGCATGACGTGGAGGTGGTGACGAGCTCACGTCAGGCCCTGGAGTTGCTGTCGGGTCCCAAGGGAGCCGAGGTGGACGTCGTGCTGTGCGACCTGATGATGCCGGACCTGACGGGCATGGAGCTGCACGCGGAGCTGTCCGTGAAGGCGCCAGGCGTGGCTCGCCGGATGGTGTTCGTCACCGGTGGGGCCTTCACACCCGCGGCGCGCGCCTTCATGGATCAGGTGAAGAACGCACGGGTGGACAAGCCCTTCGACTCGCAGCAGTTGCGCGAGCAGGTGCGCGAGTGGGTGGTCAAGGCGCGCACGATGGAGCCCGGCCAGGCGGCGTGA
- a CDS encoding YecA family protein: protein MGSGEWERPGERVESLVRVLEEGSSYEALVSAARRLLRLRATEALVPLVRWLTRAEPGTELYELLIAGLKDWGPAVAPATLEVLEDIGEGEARFELLQVLSHCGARDERIYTALLALLEEEPFQGSVNLSAYGDARAVELLSRALDAYELEDDVADVFAQQTVLELGFAIQELGGALTRSQQMKLEAARRLREEWNELIDRWRASTHERQSSRPGRNEPCWCGSGVKYKKCHLGADRARLP from the coding sequence ATGGGGAGCGGTGAGTGGGAGCGGCCCGGCGAGCGCGTGGAGTCGCTCGTGCGGGTCCTGGAGGAGGGGTCCAGCTATGAGGCGCTCGTCTCCGCGGCGCGGCGGCTCTTGCGGCTCCGGGCCACCGAGGCCCTGGTTCCCCTGGTGCGGTGGCTCACGCGCGCCGAGCCCGGGACGGAGCTGTACGAGCTGCTCATCGCGGGACTGAAGGACTGGGGGCCGGCGGTGGCGCCCGCCACGCTGGAGGTGCTGGAGGACATTGGAGAGGGGGAGGCTCGCTTCGAGCTGCTCCAGGTGCTGTCGCATTGCGGCGCGCGGGACGAGCGCATCTACACGGCGTTGCTGGCGCTGCTCGAGGAGGAGCCCTTCCAGGGGTCGGTCAACCTGTCGGCCTATGGCGATGCGCGGGCCGTCGAGTTGCTGAGCCGGGCGCTGGACGCGTACGAGCTGGAGGACGACGTGGCGGATGTGTTCGCCCAGCAGACGGTGCTCGAGCTGGGGTTCGCCATCCAGGAGCTGGGGGGAGCGCTGACGCGCTCGCAGCAGATGAAGCTCGAGGCCGCGCGGCGCCTGCGCGAGGAGTGGAACGAGCTGATCGATCGCTGGCGCGCGAGCACGCACGAGCGGCAGTCGTCGCGGCCCGGGCGCAACGAGCCCTGCTGGTGTGGCAGCGGGGTGAAGTACAAGAAATGCCACCTGGGCGCGGACCGTGCCCGGTTGCCGTGA
- a CDS encoding B-box zinc finger protein gives MSAFRVQVEASGSRGAAMVVARAFQLPLEEARRLLAEPRVLPRDLDEAEAGRLVEALRRQGVTCAAVPVVGRASAVCGRHPVLSAERPCEECRALVCVLCQGAEGRALCAGCAARRVRRTRAKWLRVSVLLGVLVGLVLWGVSRQRSRDRRLTWERPLEVAVVLLARGEVTPEVRGAWEKGVERLGDWAAREAGRYRVELGRPVRFVLAGPVSGGDFRFEPPEDTGWWARLRQAHRWSTALAAVDEEAGVSSRPWDARIYVVLEDAQEGGPRLVEGMAEAGGTMGLVRGVRGDTGLTLELTAVAHEFFHCLGAADAYDAEGHARVPEGLVEPGREPLYPQPAAEVMVGEVPLGEARGRLPESLEEVAVGPATARALRWTW, from the coding sequence GTGAGCGCTTTTCGTGTCCAGGTGGAGGCGTCCGGTTCTCGAGGCGCGGCGATGGTGGTGGCGCGCGCGTTCCAGCTTCCCCTGGAGGAGGCGCGCCGGCTGCTGGCCGAGCCGCGGGTGTTGCCGAGGGACTTGGACGAGGCCGAGGCGGGGCGGCTGGTGGAGGCGCTGCGGCGGCAGGGCGTGACGTGCGCGGCGGTGCCGGTGGTGGGGCGGGCGAGCGCGGTGTGTGGGCGCCACCCCGTGCTGTCCGCGGAGCGGCCGTGCGAGGAGTGCCGCGCCCTGGTGTGCGTGCTGTGCCAGGGGGCGGAGGGACGGGCGTTGTGCGCGGGGTGCGCGGCGCGGCGGGTGCGGCGCACCCGGGCGAAGTGGCTGCGCGTGAGCGTGCTGCTCGGGGTGCTGGTGGGGCTGGTACTTTGGGGCGTGTCACGCCAGCGCTCGCGGGACAGGCGCCTCACCTGGGAGCGTCCGCTGGAGGTGGCCGTGGTGTTGCTGGCCCGGGGCGAGGTGACGCCCGAGGTGCGGGGGGCCTGGGAGAAGGGCGTGGAGCGGCTCGGGGACTGGGCCGCGCGCGAGGCGGGCCGCTACCGCGTGGAGCTCGGGCGGCCGGTGCGCTTCGTCCTGGCGGGTCCGGTGAGCGGAGGGGACTTCCGCTTCGAGCCCCCCGAGGACACGGGCTGGTGGGCGCGGCTGCGCCAGGCGCACCGCTGGTCGACGGCGCTGGCGGCGGTGGACGAGGAGGCCGGGGTGTCCTCGCGCCCGTGGGACGCGCGCATCTACGTGGTGTTGGAGGACGCGCAGGAGGGCGGGCCCCGGCTCGTGGAGGGCATGGCCGAGGCGGGAGGGACGATGGGGCTGGTGCGGGGCGTGCGCGGCGACACCGGGCTCACCCTGGAGCTGACGGCGGTGGCGCACGAGTTCTTCCACTGCCTGGGCGCGGCGGACGCCTACGACGCCGAGGGCCACGCGCGCGTGCCCGAGGGGTTGGTGGAGCCCGGGCGCGAGCCGCTCTATCCCCAGCCGGCCGCCGAGGTGATGGTGGGCGAGGTGCCGCTCGGCGAGGCGCGGGGGCGGCTGCCGGAGTCCCTGGAGGAGGTGGCGGTGGGGCCCGCCACGGCCCGGGCGCTGCGCTGGACCTGGTGA
- a CDS encoding chemotaxis protein CheB — translation MKLLLVEDSRSVVAFLEQLLRREPDLELLPPVDNGRDAVAAVQRWKPQLVLMDLVLPGGMGGEEAIAAIMATAPCPIVVLSGQLDTRGRDRTFESLSAGAVDVLAKPMLSGPEEVQAFRERLLRTVRTMAHARVVGRGRLSRRLPVVRTPSVATPVVAPRPCSLLAIGGSTGAPPLVYELLRMLPAPAPFPVLISQHIVQGFEPGFAQWLSGTGHRAVVARGGEWLEPGSVYVSPADRDMVVRAGKLRTQPARGVAIPSVNVLLESVASFYGDRAVGLLLTGMGVDGAEGLLAMRQAGALTVAQDGASCVVDGMPGAARALGAAVQTLTPSAMCALVVALARMSPRS, via the coding sequence TTGAAGCTGCTGTTGGTTGAGGATTCGCGCTCCGTCGTCGCCTTCCTCGAGCAGCTCCTTCGCCGGGAGCCGGACCTCGAGCTGTTGCCGCCCGTGGACAATGGCCGCGACGCGGTGGCGGCGGTGCAGCGCTGGAAGCCGCAGCTGGTGTTGATGGACCTGGTGCTGCCCGGAGGCATGGGCGGCGAGGAGGCCATCGCCGCCATCATGGCCACGGCGCCCTGTCCCATCGTGGTGCTCAGCGGGCAGTTGGACACGCGCGGAAGGGACCGGACCTTCGAGTCGCTGAGCGCGGGGGCGGTGGACGTGTTGGCCAAGCCGATGCTGAGCGGGCCGGAGGAGGTGCAGGCCTTTCGCGAGCGGCTGTTGCGCACGGTGCGCACGATGGCGCACGCGCGGGTGGTGGGACGGGGGAGGCTGTCGCGGCGCCTGCCGGTGGTGCGCACGCCGTCGGTGGCCACGCCGGTGGTGGCACCCCGTCCCTGCTCGCTGCTGGCGATTGGGGGCTCCACGGGCGCGCCGCCGCTCGTGTACGAGCTGTTGCGCATGTTGCCGGCCCCGGCGCCCTTCCCGGTGCTGATCTCCCAGCACATCGTCCAGGGCTTCGAGCCGGGCTTCGCCCAGTGGCTGTCGGGCACGGGGCACCGCGCGGTGGTGGCGCGGGGCGGCGAGTGGCTGGAGCCGGGCTCGGTGTACGTGTCCCCGGCGGACCGGGACATGGTGGTGCGGGCGGGGAAGCTGCGGACGCAGCCGGCCCGGGGGGTGGCGATCCCCTCGGTGAACGTGCTCCTGGAGAGCGTGGCGAGCTTCTATGGAGACCGGGCGGTGGGGTTGCTGCTCACGGGCATGGGGGTGGACGGCGCCGAGGGCCTGCTGGCGATGCGCCAGGCGGGGGCGCTGACGGTGGCGCAGGACGGGGCGAGCTGTGTGGTGGACGGCATGCCCGGCGCGGCGAGGGCGCTCGGGGCGGCGGTCCAGACGCTCACGCCCTCGGCCATGTGCGCCCTGGTGGTCGCGCTCGCGCGCATGTCCCCGAGGAGCTGA